The following coding sequences lie in one Eleginops maclovinus isolate JMC-PN-2008 ecotype Puerto Natales chromosome 21, JC_Emac_rtc_rv5, whole genome shotgun sequence genomic window:
- the foxh1 gene encoding forkhead box protein H1 produces the protein MTKHWPEPTLSAPPALPHCGEHLDHHLDFHRDAQQTCLHSGVVRSSAAQHWPHHMVHMVPQQRLDKPTALPDHITSATAFMDKTVPPGSAHPNPQDAHFKQENISQESWNGDREKSSSSGGKKKNYQRYPKPPYSYLAMIAMVIQRSPDKKLTLSEILKEISTLFPFFKGNYKGWRDSVRHNLSSYDCFVKVLKDPGKPQGKGNFWAVELSRVPLELLKRQNTAVSRQDETIFAQDLAPYILQGHKIETEPPPPPAPATHLPIVRSRNPSPPQEDLYRPKLDSSFAIDSLLHSLRPPSASDVDQSTRDCWGKAERPRSSPPCPRYASSARSASASSASPASTSSSDEEWKGMSGKRVTVDGEAGSDGYDDYRPPLHKSARRDISAPPWELPTSYAKYAPPNAVAPPSMRFNGGPLMPLHSGLPLYGYGSSPVAPGHFLGHAYWPLLPSGRVSVQAPPLIMDLDNMLQSVPPNKSVFDVLVPTQNSHHQSPSQYTLQSGPHLNRYPQY, from the exons ATGACAAAGCACTGGCCGGAGCCGACCCTCTCGGCACCACCCGCTCTGCCCCACTGTGGAGAACATCTCGACCATCACCTTGACTTCCACAGAGATGCGCAGCAGACTTGTCTTCACAGCGGAGTAGTGCGGAGCTCTGCAGCCCAGCATTGGCCTCACCACATGGTTCATATGGTTCCTCAGCAGCGCTTGGATAAACCCACTGCGCTTCCCGATCACATCACCAGCGCCACAGCATTCATGGATAAAACCGTACCACCGGGTTCAGCCCACCCAAACCCACAAGATGCCCACTTTAAACAGGAAAATATTTCCCAGGAGTCGTGGAATGGTGACCGGGAAAAGAGTAGCAGCAGCggggggaagaagaagaactaTCAGCGGTATCCAAAACCTCCGTACTCCTACCTCGCTATGATTGCTATGGTCATCCAAAGGTCGCCGGACAAGAAGCTTACGTTATCTGAG ATCCTGAAGGAGATCAGCACCCTCTTCCCATTCTTCAAAGGAAACTATAAGGGTTGGCGGGACTCTGTGCGACACAACCTCTCCTCCTATGACTGCTTTGTGAAG GTGCTGAAAGACCCCGGGAAGCCTCAGGGAAAAGGCAACTTCTGGGCTGTGGAGCTGAGCCGCGTCCCCCTGGAGCTGCTGAAGCGGCAGAACACGGCGGTGTCGCGGCAGGATGAGACCATCTTCGCCCAGGACCTGGCCCCCTACATCCTGCAGGGACACAAGATTGAAACTGAGCCACCTCCACCACCTGCGCCCGCCACCCACCTCCCCATCGTACGCTCCAGAAACCCCTCCCCGCCTCAGGAGGATTTGTACCGGCCCAAGCTGGACTCCTCCTTCGCCATCGACTCCCTGCTGCACAGCCTGCGGCCCCCGAGTGCCTCAGATGTGGATCAGTCAACCAGGGACTGCTGGGGGAAGGCGGAGCGCCCTCGGTCTTCACCTCCTTGCCCTCGCTACGCCTCCTCCGCCCGCAGCGCGTCGGCCAGCTCCGCCAGCCCGGCCTCCACCTCCTCGTCGGATGAGGAGTGGAAGGGGATGTCTGGGAAACGTGTCACTGTAGACGGGGAGGCGGGGTCAGATGGCTACGACGACTACAGACCCCCTCTGCACAAATCAGCCCGACGGGACATCTCTGCTCCCCCATGGGAACTCCCCACCTCCTACGCCAAATATGCTCCTCCTAATGCTGTAGCCCCCCCCAGCATGCGGTTTAACGGGGGTCCTCTAATGCCCCTGCACAGCGGACTCCCGTTGTACGGCTATGGCAGCTCTCCTGTGGCTCCGGGTCACTTTTTAGGGCACGCTTATTGGCCCCTCCTCCCCAGTGGACGGGTTTCTGTCCAAGCCCCCCCACTCATTATGGACCTGGACAACATGTTGCAATCAGTGCCGCCCAATAAGAGTGTGTTTGACGTGTTGGTGCCCACTCAGAACTCACATCACCAGTCACCCAGTCAGTACACCCTGCAGAGCGGGCCCCATCTGAACCGGTACCCTCAGTACTGA